One region of Acidovorax sp. T1 genomic DNA includes:
- a CDS encoding ABC transporter permease — protein sequence MLAFILRRLIQAVMVMITVAFIAFMLFQYVGDPVVFLLGQDATPEQIRSLRADLGLDKPFFVQFWHFLLNAAQGEFGLSLRQGAKVSRLMSERFPATLELALVAAALALLVGVPMGVYAALKRGTFISQAFMTLSLLGVSLPTFLIGILLILVFAVVLGWFPSFGRGEVVQIGWWTSGLLTAKGWHHITLPAVTLAIFQLTLIMRLVRAEMLEVLRTDYIKFARARGLSNRAIHFGHALKNTLVPVMTITGLQLGGLIAFAIITETVFQWPGMGLLFIQAVTFADIPVMAAYLCLIALIFVVINLVVDLLYFVVDPRLRVGNAGGH from the coding sequence ATGCTTGCATTCATTTTGCGACGCCTGATTCAGGCGGTCATGGTGATGATCACTGTGGCCTTTATCGCCTTCATGCTGTTTCAGTATGTGGGTGACCCGGTGGTGTTTTTGCTCGGGCAGGACGCCACCCCCGAACAGATCCGCAGCTTGCGCGCCGACCTGGGGCTCGACAAGCCCTTTTTTGTGCAGTTCTGGCACTTCTTGCTGAACGCCGCGCAGGGCGAGTTTGGCCTGAGCCTGCGCCAGGGGGCCAAGGTGTCGCGTCTGATGTCCGAGCGCTTCCCGGCCACGCTGGAGCTGGCGCTGGTGGCCGCGGCGCTGGCGTTGCTGGTGGGGGTTCCCATGGGGGTGTATGCGGCGCTCAAGCGCGGCACTTTCATCAGCCAGGCCTTCATGACCTTGTCGCTGCTGGGCGTGTCGCTGCCGACCTTTCTGATCGGCATTCTTCTCATCCTGGTGTTTGCCGTGGTGCTGGGCTGGTTCCCCAGCTTTGGCCGCGGCGAGGTGGTGCAGATCGGGTGGTGGACTTCGGGGCTGCTCACGGCCAAGGGCTGGCACCACATCACGCTGCCGGCCGTCACGCTGGCGATCTTTCAGCTCACGCTCATCATGCGCCTGGTGCGCGCCGAGATGCTGGAGGTGCTGCGCACCGACTACATCAAGTTTGCCCGTGCACGCGGCCTGTCCAACCGGGCCATTCACTTTGGCCATGCGCTCAAGAACACGCTCGTGCCGGTGATGACGATCACCGGGCTGCAACTGGGCGGGCTGATCGCCTTTGCCATCATCACCGAGACGGTGTTCCAGTGGCCGGGCATGGGGCTGCTGTTCATCCAGGCGGTGACGTTTGCCGACATTCCGGTCATGGCGGCCTACCTGTGCCTGATTGCGCTGATTTTTGTGGTGATCAATCTGGTGGTGGATCTGCTGTATTTTGTGGTCGACCCGCGCCTGCGCGTGGGCAATGCCGGAGGGCACTGA
- a CDS encoding porin — protein MKKTDITKLFAFGAVALASSFACAQTASAPTSSVQLWGIVDVAYRHTNNEGASKDSLSKMMGGGMSQSRWGINVDEDLGGGSKALVVLENHLNADDGSVSTPFSQLSYVGLQGPYGRLTAGRQWNVLFDVVTSTYASFPYSPYMEAYKPELGMAMGALTSNMLKYTFATPDRSFVGSLQYSFDENNDTKALEAGLPASAAQVPAYVGSTLGGGAWQTAGGYLRYAANGFAVGGGYMRTTLPGGTDVDAWTLGGSYRTGPWYFNTGYGLNKAKYAAVTSTVQGFRNNVDRALLGPFWAGQTNGGFQPGDADKRQLFKVGVGYQLTPQLNLGAHYFRGKQSGSVNGTSNGNVNFYVAVADYAFSKRTDAYFGVDHTSISGGAQLVLDAASGARSRTGITAGIRHRF, from the coding sequence ATGAAAAAAACCGATATCACGAAGTTGTTCGCCTTCGGAGCCGTTGCCTTGGCTTCAAGCTTTGCTTGCGCACAGACCGCCAGCGCACCGACGAGCAGCGTGCAGTTATGGGGCATTGTTGATGTGGCCTATCGCCATACCAATAACGAAGGTGCTAGTAAAGACAGCCTGTCGAAGATGATGGGTGGCGGCATGTCGCAAAGCCGCTGGGGTATCAACGTGGACGAAGATCTGGGCGGTGGTTCCAAGGCCCTGGTTGTTTTGGAAAATCATTTGAATGCAGATGACGGCAGTGTTTCCACTCCCTTCTCCCAGTTGTCCTATGTGGGGTTGCAAGGCCCCTATGGCCGCCTGACCGCTGGGCGCCAGTGGAATGTGCTGTTCGACGTGGTGACCAGCACTTACGCTTCGTTCCCCTATTCTCCGTATATGGAGGCCTACAAGCCTGAGCTGGGCATGGCCATGGGAGCACTCACCAGCAATATGCTCAAGTACACCTTCGCAACGCCAGACCGCAGTTTCGTGGGTTCGCTGCAATACTCGTTTGACGAGAATAACGACACCAAGGCACTGGAAGCGGGGTTGCCTGCTTCTGCAGCGCAGGTGCCTGCCTATGTGGGCAGTACGCTGGGTGGCGGCGCATGGCAGACGGCTGGCGGCTATCTGCGCTACGCCGCCAATGGCTTCGCAGTGGGTGGGGGTTACATGCGCACTACGCTGCCTGGTGGCACCGATGTCGATGCATGGACCCTGGGCGGTTCGTACCGCACCGGCCCTTGGTACTTCAACACCGGCTACGGCCTGAACAAGGCGAAATACGCTGCGGTGACCAGCACCGTTCAGGGTTTCCGTAACAACGTAGACCGAGCACTCCTGGGCCCATTCTGGGCGGGTCAGACCAATGGCGGCTTCCAGCCGGGTGATGCCGACAAGCGCCAACTGTTCAAGGTGGGCGTGGGCTACCAGCTGACGCCTCAACTGAACCTGGGTGCGCATTACTTCCGCGGCAAGCAATCAGGCTCGGTCAACGGCACGTCCAATGGCAACGTCAACTTCTATGTCGCCGTGGCGGACTACGCTTTCAGCAAGCGCACCGACGCCTACTTTGGCGTAGACCATACCAGCATCAGCGGAGGCGCTCAGCTTGTGCTCGACGCAGCGAGCGGCGCCCGCAGCCGTACCGGTATCACTGCTGGTATTCGTCACCGCTTCTAA
- a CDS encoding porin: MKKSLIALAVLAASGAAMAQSSVTLFGIVDTNVSYLDGVSNAAGTNTDSKYGIGTSGNATSRLGFRGVEDLGGGLKAGFWLEGEIFGDDGNASGFNFKRRSTVSLAGGFGEVRLGRDLTPGYSKFISYDLFGQVGIGQFMGWSDWNGNNQTTANNNNDANGIRSSNMISYYTPNFSGFTAGLGYGFDEKADTTNSKKGRYVGGYVAYDNGPLSVALSYDESSALTLGSGATAVNGADRNRLTLGGSYDLNVVKLNAILQQTEDDVPGAAKLKVNAYMLGVSAPVGAGEVKLQYALYDQKAIDSKAHQISLGYVHNLSKRTAVYGTVAYMDNKDASKLNLSAKGLGTIDARAGDSQTGVQVGIRHSF; encoded by the coding sequence ATGAAAAAATCCCTGATTGCCCTGGCTGTGCTGGCCGCTTCCGGCGCCGCAATGGCCCAATCTTCCGTGACCCTGTTTGGTATTGTTGATACCAACGTCAGCTACCTCGACGGCGTTTCCAACGCTGCTGGCACCAACACTGACAGCAAGTATGGCATTGGCACCAGCGGCAACGCTACCAGCCGTCTGGGCTTCCGTGGCGTGGAAGACCTGGGTGGCGGCCTGAAGGCTGGCTTCTGGCTGGAAGGCGAAATCTTCGGTGACGACGGCAATGCTTCTGGCTTCAATTTCAAGCGTCGTTCCACGGTCAGCCTGGCTGGTGGTTTCGGTGAAGTGCGCCTGGGCCGTGACCTGACCCCTGGCTACTCCAAGTTCATCTCCTACGACCTGTTCGGCCAGGTCGGCATCGGCCAATTCATGGGCTGGAGCGACTGGAATGGCAACAACCAAACCACGGCTAACAACAACAACGATGCCAACGGCATCCGTTCGAGCAACATGATCAGCTACTACACCCCCAACTTCAGCGGCTTCACTGCCGGTCTTGGTTATGGCTTCGACGAAAAGGCTGACACGACGAACTCGAAGAAGGGTCGTTACGTTGGTGGTTATGTTGCCTATGACAACGGCCCTTTGAGTGTTGCCCTGTCTTATGACGAGAGCAGCGCCCTGACCCTGGGCTCCGGTGCTACTGCCGTCAATGGTGCTGACCGCAATCGTCTGACCTTGGGCGGTTCGTACGACCTGAATGTTGTCAAGCTGAACGCCATCCTGCAACAGACCGAGGATGATGTCCCCGGCGCCGCCAAGCTCAAGGTTAACGCCTACATGCTGGGCGTATCCGCTCCAGTGGGCGCTGGCGAAGTCAAGCTGCAGTATGCTCTGTACGACCAGAAGGCCATCGACTCCAAGGCCCACCAGATCAGCCTGGGCTATGTCCACAACCTGTCCAAGCGTACCGCTGTGTACGGCACCGTGGCATACATGGACAACAAGGACGCCTCGAAACTGAATCTGTCTGCCAAGGGCCTGGGTACCATTGATGCCCGCGCTGGTGACAGCCAGACCGGCGTGCAAGTCGGTATCCGTCACTCCTTCTGA
- the coq7 gene encoding 2-polyprenyl-3-methyl-6-methoxy-1,4-benzoquinone monooxygenase has protein sequence MDSLLCAADTALRTLFAKPHAMEASPAAPFAETALDPAQKRLSGALMRVNHVGEVCAQALYTAQAAVTRDAQLRRHLLEAAREETDHLAWTQQRLDALGARPSLLNPLWFAGAFALGVVAAKVSDRVSLGFVVETENQVSEHLQGHLDKLPPDDLASRAVVSRMKDDEERHAASARDAGAVALPAPARLMMKMAAKVMTTTAHYV, from the coding sequence ATGGACTCATTACTTTGCGCCGCAGACACCGCGCTGCGCACCCTGTTTGCAAAACCCCACGCCATGGAGGCATCTCCGGCGGCGCCCTTTGCCGAGACAGCGCTCGACCCGGCCCAAAAGCGCCTGTCCGGCGCACTGATGCGGGTGAACCATGTGGGCGAGGTCTGCGCGCAAGCCCTTTACACGGCGCAGGCCGCCGTCACGCGTGACGCCCAATTGCGCCGCCACCTGCTAGAAGCAGCCCGCGAGGAAACCGACCACCTGGCCTGGACGCAGCAGCGGCTGGACGCCCTGGGCGCCCGGCCCAGCCTGCTCAACCCGCTGTGGTTTGCGGGCGCGTTTGCACTCGGCGTGGTGGCCGCCAAGGTGAGCGACCGCGTGAGCCTGGGGTTTGTGGTGGAAACCGAAAACCAGGTGTCCGAGCACCTGCAGGGCCACCTGGACAAGCTGCCGCCGGACGACCTGGCCTCGCGCGCTGTGGTCAGCCGCATGAAGGACGATGAAGAGCGCCACGCAGCCAGCGCGCGCGATGCCGGCGCCGTGGCCCTGCCCGCACCCGCCCGCCTGATGATGAAAATGGCCGCCAAGGTCATGACGACCACGGCGCATTACGTCTGA
- a CDS encoding OsmC family protein gives MECTVSWTGGAGTRSGMGFVAETGSGHILAMDGAPDAANPANGGQNLAPRPMETVLAGTGGCTAYDVVLILKRGRHDVRGCSVKLTSQRAEVDPKVFTAIHMHFTVTGKGLTHGAVERAIAMSHEKYCSASIMLGKTANITTGFEIVEA, from the coding sequence ATGGAATGCACAGTCAGCTGGACCGGCGGCGCCGGAACGCGGTCGGGAATGGGCTTTGTGGCCGAAACGGGCAGCGGCCATATCCTGGCCATGGACGGCGCCCCCGATGCCGCCAACCCCGCCAATGGGGGGCAAAACTTGGCGCCCCGGCCTATGGAAACCGTGCTGGCCGGCACCGGCGGCTGCACCGCCTATGACGTGGTGCTGATCCTCAAGCGCGGGCGCCATGATGTGCGCGGGTGCAGCGTCAAGCTCACCTCGCAGCGGGCCGAGGTGGACCCCAAGGTGTTCACCGCCATCCATATGCATTTCACCGTGACGGGCAAGGGGTTGACGCACGGGGCTGTGGAGCGCGCCATTGCCATGAGCCACGAAAAATACTGCTCGGCCAGCATCATGCTGGGCAAGACGGCAAACATCACCACGGGCTTCGAGATCGTCGAGGCTTGA